In the Clostridium beijerinckii genome, one interval contains:
- a CDS encoding small, acid-soluble spore protein, alpha/beta type has translation MGNKSVKKTIKAKLKANKELTEAEKMREKVKYEIAEELGLIDKVNKEGWGGLSSGETGRIGGIMAKRKKVPK, from the coding sequence ATGGGTAATAAATCTGTAAAAAAGACAATAAAAGCAAAACTTAAAGCAAATAAAGAGCTTACTGAAGCTGAAAAAATGAGAGAAAAAGTTAAATATGAAATTGCAGAAGAACTTGGTTTAATCGATAAAGTTAATAAAGAAGGATGGGGCGGACTATCTTCTGGAGAGACCGGAAGAATAGGCGGAATAATGGCTAAAAGAAAAAAAGTGCCAAAGTAA